The Raphanus sativus cultivar WK10039 chromosome 2, ASM80110v3, whole genome shotgun sequence genome includes a region encoding these proteins:
- the LOC108819391 gene encoding protein S-acyltransferase 24, producing the protein MSSEIEVVEEVESNTLKEKGESSSKPVEEDESLKNDVYTASAYGDLEKLHRLVECEGCSVSEPDGLGYYALQWSALNNRTAVAQYIIEHGGDANATDHTGQTALHWSAVRGAIQVAELLLQEGARVDATDMYGYQPTHVAAQYGQTAFLCHVVSKWNADPDVPDNDGRSPLHWAAYKGFADSIRLLLFLDAYRGRQDKEGCTPLHWAAIRGNLEACTVLVQAGKKEDLMITDNTGLTPAQLAAEKNHRQVSFFLGNARRLLEKRCDGSTPIGKLSKLGLAPVLWFMILLLLLIYTNSVILASNLPKLTTGIGSLAWLGFFLATAGLALFYRCSKKDPGYIRMNRHDPQTMKDDEPLLKIELNNPALLTGNWTQLCATCKIIRPLRAKHCSTCDRCVEQFDHHCPWVSNCVGKKNKWDFFLFLLLEVLAMLITGGVTLARVLSDPSAPSSFGAWVSHVASNHVGALSFLIVEFCLFFSVAVLTVVQASQISRNITTNEMANALRYSYLRGPGGRFRNPYDLGCRRNCSDFLIKGYNEDIECHEEDATPRQEGISMMQMQRSSNLQNGNGHVAIDVNPVHNSQSAHVHSSNCSHNHSSKPKSDSVPLGLGLGLGRNPTRPVVPP; encoded by the exons ATGTCGTCGGAGATcgaggtggttgaagaagtcGAATCTAATACTCTCAAGGAGAAGGGCGAATCGAGTTCCAAACCGGTTGAAGAAGACGAGAGCTTGAAGAACGATGTGTACACAGCCTCGGCTTATGGCGATTTGGAGAAGCTTCATAGATTGGTTGAGTGTGAGGGCTGCTCTGTCTCTGAGCCCGATGGGCTTGGATACTATGCTCTTCAGTGGTCTGCTTTGAATAACCGTACTGCCGTTGCCCAGTACATTATCGAG CACGGTGGAGATGCTAACGCGACGGATCATACTGGACAGACCGCGTTGCATTGGAGTGCTGTTCGTGGTGCTATACAAGTTGCTGAGCTTTTGTTACAAGAGGGTGCTAGGGTAGATGCTACAGATATGTATGGGTATCAG CCAACACATGTTGCAGCACAATATGGCCAGACTGCTTTTCTCTGCCACGTCGTCTCCAAGTGGAATGCTGATCCCGATGTCCCCGATAATGACGGAAGAAGCCCATTGCACTG GGCTGCATATAAAGGCTTTGCAGATTCCATTCgccttcttttatttttagacgCATATAGAGGACGGCAGGACAAAGAAG GTTGCACTCCTTTGCATTGGGCTGCCATTCGAGGTAATTTGGAGGCTTGTACTGTATTAGTTCAGGCTGGGAAGAAAGAGGATTTGATGATTACTGACAATACCGGGCTTACTCCCGCACAACTTGCTGCTGAAAAGAATCACCGACAAGTTTCGTTTTTCCTT GGTAATGCGAGAAGGCTGCTTGAAAAGCGGTGTGACGGAAGCACTCCCATCGGAAAATTGTCAAAGTTGGGACTTGCTCCAGTTCTTTGGTTCATGATCCTACTGCTTCTACTCATATATACTAATTCTGTTATTTTGG CATCCAATCTGCCAAAGCTAACAACTGGGATTGGTTCGCTTGCGTGGCTGGGATTCTTTCTTGCAACAGCAGGGCTAGCTTTGTTTTACCGTTGTAGCAA AAAGGATCCAGGCTACATCAGAATGAACAGACATGATCCGCAGACCATGAAAGATGAT GAACCACTGTTGAAAATAGAGCTAAACAACCCTGCTTTGCTTACTGGGAACTGGACGCAGCTCTGTGCAACATGCAAG ATAATCAGGCCTCTTCGAGCTAAGCATTGTTCCACCTGTGATCGTTGTGTTGAGCAATTTGATCACCATTGTCCCTGGGTATCAAACTGTGTTGGAAAA AAAAACAAGTGGGacttttttctatttcttctaCTTGAAGTTCTAGCGATGCTGATAACTGGAGGCGTCACTCTTGCAA GAGTCTTGAGTGACCCTTCAGCTCCATCGTCGTTTGGAGCATGGGTGAGCCATGTCGCTAGTAATCACGTGGGTGCATTATCCTTTCTGATTGTTGAGTTTTGCCTCTTCTTTTCAGTTGCCGTCTTAACAGTCGTTCAAGCGTCTCAG ATATCAAGAAATATAACCACAAACGAAATGGCTAATGCACTGCGCTATAGCTACCTAAGAGGCCCAGGAGGTCGGTTCAGGAATCCATACGATCTCGGTTGCAGAAGAAACTGCTCGGATTTCTTGATCAAAGGTTATAATGAAGATATTGAGTGTCATGAAGAAGACGCAACACCAAGACAAGAGGGTATTAGCATGATGCAGATGCAGCGGAGTTCTAATCTTCAGAATGGCAATGGCCACGTTGCTATTGATGTTAACCCCGTACATAATTCGCAGTCAGCACATGTTCATTCTTCAAACTGCAGCCATAACCATAGCAGCAAGCCAAAGAGTGATAGTGTTCCTTTAGGTCTGGGACTTGGTCTTGGCCGGAACCCAACCCGACCTGTTGTACCTCCATGA
- the LOC108836829 gene encoding putative defensin-like protein 235, with translation MRSASIFSLSCILMFFIMNSVKDVEAGLTPMDNKCVRQKDIFVGGCGRDGNEMCINDFVQKGNDWPSSCEGEENRPSSCDCDNYTDQHLCTCDFDC, from the exons ATGAGATCTGCTAGTATTTTTTCGCTTTCTTGTATTCTCATGTTCTTCATCATGAACAGTGTCAAAG ACGTGGAAGCTGGATTAACTCCCATGGATAACAAATGCGTCCGCCAGAAGGATATATTTGTCGGGGGATGCGGTCGTGATGGAAACGAAATGTGCATAAACGACTTTGTTCAGAAAGGCAATGATTGGCCTTCTAGTTGCGA AGGTGAAGAGAATAGGCCTTCTAGTTGCGACTGTGATAACTACACGGACCAACATTTATGCACATGTGATTTTGATTGCTAG
- the LOC108841178 gene encoding uncharacterized protein LOC108841178 has protein sequence MTATGRRSNGSSVLCPPLSSSSHHHHHHHHHRHQRSASPCNINLRLKRFSLGNSPNPSVAVVSNQKRKCSCSPTTHPGSFRCGFHRRLENERIETLASLNKSKSGSGALYLRKLALVNSLARIGSVEAERFRRYLTESMVKPSFLLIRRRFEFRPRLSRFCVMHKDPKD, from the coding sequence ATGACGGCCACTGGAAGAAGATCAAACGGTTCATCAGTCCTATGCcctcctctctcttcttcttcccatcatcatcatcatcatcatcatcatcgccaTCAAAGATCGGCGTCTCCTTGCAACATCAACCTCCGTTTAAAACGATTCTCCCTCGGAAACAGCCCTAACCCCTCCGTCGCCGTCGTCTCGAACCAGAAGCGAAAGtgctcgtgctctccgacgacgCACCCCGGTTCGTTCCGCTGCGGTTTTCACCGCCGATTGGAGAACGAGAGGATCGAAACCCTAGCTTCGCTGAACAAGTCGAAGAGCGGTTCGGGAGCGTTGTATCTGAGAAAACTGGCTTTGGTGAATTCGCTGGCGAGGATCGGGAGCGTGGAGGCGGAGCGGTTTCGGAGATACTTGACGGAGAGTATGGTTAAACCGTCGTTTCTTCTTATCCGTCGTCGTTTCGAGTTCCGGCCAAGACTTAGCCGCTTCTGCGTAATGCATAAAGACCCGAAAGATTAG
- the LOC108822252 gene encoding probable anion transporter 6, chloroplastic produces the protein MARLSLRPNNHIFSSPIHAHNHPFLSSLYTITPRSFPHHTPLKSSRVKCSASGTERVRESKKLPKSPIKEDLPNPEASDSSSDALSRETGIEQNWPPWKNIPERYKLIGATSLAFVICNMDKVNLSIAIIPMSHQFGWSSSVAGLVQSSFFWGYALSQLPGGWLSKIFGGRKVLEIGVFTWSFATALVPLLAGFMPGLIFSRILVGIGEGVSPSAATDLIARTIPVGERSRAVGFVFGGLSLGSVLGLLLAPPIIQTFNWESVFYLFGLLGIGWFIGFQFLGEEEVSHRGDETTTSHKPENATREELGNSLKEIPWKSFFKSSAVWAMIYTHFCGSWGHYTCLSWLPTYFSEALSLNLRDAAWVSILPPLASIFVTSLASQFADYLISNGVETTTVRKICQTIAFLAPAICMTLSSVDIGLPPWEIAGILTAGLALSSFALSGLYCTHQDISPEYASILLGITNTVGAVPGIVGVALTGFLLDSTHSWTMSLFAPSIFFYLTGTVVWLAFASSKPQKFTKDHDS, from the exons ATGGCGAGACTTTCCTTGAGACCCAACAACCATATCTTCTCCTCTCCCATCCACGCACACAACCATCCTTTCCTCTCCTCCCTCTACACCATCACCCCTCGCTCCTTCCCTCACCACACTCCTCTCAAATCATCAAGGGTCAAGTGCTCCGCCAGTGGTACAGAACGTGTCAGAGAGAGCAAGAAGCTTCCCAAGAGCCCTATCAAAGAAGACCTTCCAAATCCAGAAGCCTCCGATTCCTCCTCCGATGCTCTGAGTAGGGAAACGGGTATAGAACAGAACTGGCCTCCGTGGAAGAACATACCAGAGAGATATAAGCTCATCGGCGCCACTTCCCTCGCCTTTGTTATCTGCAACATGGACAAG GTGAACTTGAGTATTGCTATAATACCAATGTCGCACCAGTTTGGATGGAGCTCATCTGTGGCTGGCTTGGTCCAGTCCTCTTTCTTTTGGGGTTATGCCTTGAGCCAGTTGCCTGGTGGTTGGCTTTCCAAGATTTTTGGCGGCag AAAAGTGCTGGAGATTGGTGTGTTTACATGGTCTTTTGCTACAGCTCTTGTTCCACTACTTGCTGGATTTATGCCCGGGTTAATCTTTTCTAGAATTTTG GTGGGAATAGGAGAAGGTGTTTCCCCATCCGCTGCAACAGACCTTATTGCCAG GACGATACCTGTTGGAGAGCGCTCAAGAGCCGTAGGCTTTGTTTTTGGAGGATTAAGTTTGGGAAGTGTTTTGgg GCTTCTCTTGGCTCCTCCCATTATCCAAACCTTTAATTGGGAATCTGTCTTTTACCTGTTTGGTCTCCTCGGTATTGGCTG GTTTATCGGATTTCAATTTCTTGGTGAAGAAGAAGTTTCACATAGAG GTGATGAGACCACTACTTCGCACAAACCAGAAAATGCTACACGGGAAGAATTGGGGAACTCATTAAAG GAGATTCCGTGGAAGTCGTTTTTCAAAAGCTCAGCTGTTTGGGCAATGATATACACTCACTTTTGTGGAAGTTGGGGTCACTATACCTGTTTATCTTGGCTACCAACTTATTTCAG TGAGGCACTGAGTCTAAATTTGAGAGATGCTGCTTGG GTTTCCATCCTTCCTCCATTGGCCTCAATTTTTGTGACAAGTCTTGCTTCACAGTTTGCTGACTACTTAATTTCTAATGGAGTTGAGACCACCACG GTTCGAAAGATATGTCAAACGATTGCGTTCTTGGCACCAGCGATCTGCATGACACTTTCATCTGTGGACATTGGCTTGCCACCATGGGAAATTGCCGGAATCTTGACAGCAGGCTTGGCCCTATCAAGTTTTGCTTTATCAG GACTTTATTGTACTCACCAGGACATCTCACCCGAATACGCAAGCATACTTCTG GGCATTACCAACACAGTAGGAGCAGTACCTGGGATTGTAGGGGTTGCCCTAACCGGTTTCCTCCTCGACTCGACCCATTCTTGGACT ATGTCTCTGTTTGCGCCATCAATATTCTTCTACTTGACGGGGACGGTAGTGTGGTTGGCATTTGCAAGTAGTAAGCCTCAGAAGTTTACTAAGGATCATGACTCATAG